In the genome of Actinomycetes bacterium, the window CGGCGCGCTCGAGCTGGGCTCTGGCACTCTCGCGGGTCCAGCCACGGCGGCCCATCATCACGCCGACGGCGAGGTCGAGGGTCTCGCGGGCGGCGAGCCGCTCCGGCAGCTCCCGGGCGAGCTGGCGGGTCCGGAACCCGAGATCGGCATTCCTCACCACCTCAGCGAGGTCCGCTCCGAAGCCCACCTCGATGAACCGCTGGTCGGCGAACGCGTCCGTTTCGGAGGCGTAGAGGTTCATCCCGCCCACCACCACGTCGTCGACGTCCCGGATCGGGAACGACAGTGACGAGCGGATGCCGTGGGCGGCCGCCGCCTGGGCGAAGTATTGCCACCGGCCCTCGTCCAGCAAGTCGGGCACCTCGACCTTCTCCGGCCGCTCGACGGCCTCGACGCACGGCCCGCCGTCGAGGTTCTGCACGGCGTCCAGCTCGGCGGTCTCCAGCGACGTCGCGGTCACCGTGTAGGGATCACCGTCGATGAGCAAGGTGATGCTCACACCTACGCACGAGGGGACCAGCGCCTGCGCCACATCGGCGACCGCCCTCAGGTAGGCGCCGACGTCACGGTCTCGGTCCAGCAGCGCGGACAGCCGCGCGAGATGCGAGCGGATCTCCGGGACGGGCTGCATGCCGAGGCCCTACCCGCGACGGCACCGGGAAATGCCGCTTGAGCCCCCCGGCAACGGGTAGCCGCGTCGTCATGACACCAGAGGACGAGTACCACGACCAGGACGCCGAACCGACCGGGACGGCGGGAGGGGGCCGGCCGCAGGACCAGCCCACCCCGTCCGAGCCGGGCGAGCCGGACACGAACGTCGAGGCGGAGAAGGGGGCCGACGAGGACGCCCGGCTCACCGACTGACGACGTGCAGGTGCTCCTCCGGGAAGGCAGAGCGACTCGTCACCGGAGCTCGGCGACCACCCTGGCGAAGGCCTCCGGCGTGGCGTGCGGGGCACTGTGTCCCACTCCCGGCATCACGACCGGAGGTGCCGGCGGCCTCGTCAACGATGCCTGCCACTCCTCGTCGGAGAGCGTGTCGTGCTCACCGACCACGACCGTCACCGGCACCCGAACCGCCGCCACCGTCTCTTCGAGCCGGTCCCGCAACGACTGCCGAAGGACGAGCGCCACCCTGCGCGGGCCGACCCGCAGCCACTCCGGTATCTCTCGCGCGGCCAGACCCGGGTGTTCGCGAGGGAAGTCGAGCAGCCAACGTCCGAGGCTGCGAGACACCGTGCGCAGCCCCGGGTCGAAGACCGGACCTTGCAGCACCAGGGCACGCACCCGGTCAGGGGCACGCGCCGCGACGTGCGCGGCGAGCTGCGCACCCACCGACTGCCCGACGAGCAGGACGTCGGTCAGATCGCGTCGGTCCAGCCAGACCTCGACGTAGACCGCCAGTGCCGCCAGGTCGGCCGGCTCAGGTCGCGGCCGGCCGCTGCGCGGCCAGCCAGGTGGCTCGACCAGCTCCACGTGGAAGCCCTGGCGTGCCAGTGCGTCGCACGCTGGCCAGAGGTACGAGGCGACACATAGACCCGGCACGACCACGACCTGGTCGCCGTGCTCGGGCCCCACCTCGTATGACGCCATCCGCACGCCGCAGACCCAGACGTCTCTGCGCGATCCGTCCACCTACGTCCGCCTACCCGGTGCGCAGCGAGGGACTCGGACGGT includes:
- a CDS encoding GAF and ANTAR domain-containing protein, coding for MQPVPEIRSHLARLSALLDRDRDVGAYLRAVADVAQALVPSCVGVSITLLIDGDPYTVTATSLETAELDAVQNLDGGPCVEAVERPEKVEVPDLLDEGRWQYFAQAAAAHGIRSSLSFPIRDVDDVVVGGMNLYASETDAFADQRFIEVGFGADLAEVVRNADLGFRTRQLARELPERLAARETLDLAVGVMMGRRGWTRESARAQLERAGELAGVPKETVADIVMSMEGGGSAD
- a CDS encoding alpha/beta fold hydrolase is translated as MASYEVGPEHGDQVVVVPGLCVASYLWPACDALARQGFHVELVEPPGWPRSGRPRPEPADLAALAVYVEVWLDRRDLTDVLLVGQSVGAQLAAHVAARAPDRVRALVLQGPVFDPGLRTVSRSLGRWLLDFPREHPGLAAREIPEWLRVGPRRVALVLRQSLRDRLEETVAAVRVPVTVVVGEHDTLSDEEWQASLTRPPAPPVVMPGVGHSAPHATPEAFARVVAELR